Proteins from one Ipomoea triloba cultivar NCNSP0323 chromosome 1, ASM357664v1 genomic window:
- the LOC116001623 gene encoding scarecrow-like protein 21, with product MQASEVPRTSGEQYYNPFHVLNNYISNDHCNSATWDPSIHTHNQHFFTLDSSPTMDYVNCGSPLSGSSGVVDGNELRHVLRELENKLLGPEPEDSCSLNDDLVVVVSKPSFSSMGLKELLLACAEAVSDADISTAEALMNLLEQRVSVSGDPIQRLSAYMLEGLRARVLASGSIIYRKLKCREPTGSELLSYMQVLYHICPYYKFAYMSANIVIQEAMVNEKRIHIIDFQIAQGSQWVFFIQALANRRGGCGFPPFVRITGVDDSQSAQARGGGLQLVGEMLAKVAASCGVGFEFHAAGISWCSEVEMEDLNIRHGEALAVNFPYMLHHMPDESVSTKNHRDRLLRLVRSLSPRVVTLVEQESNTNTAPFLPRFRETLDYYTAMFECIDAAARPREDRQRVSAEEHCVARDIVNIIACEGSDRVERHELFGKWKLRLVMAGFTLCPLSPSVGLAVRDMLKEYSPNYRLAESDGALYLGWKNRALVTSSAWRC from the coding sequence ATGCAAGCATCAGAGGTTCCCCGAACATCAGGCGAGCAATATTATAACCCTTTCCATGTTCTAAATAACTATATTTCCAATGACCACTGCAACTCAGCAACTTGGGATCCCTCCATTCACACCCACAACCAACACTTCTTCACTCTGGACTCATCCCCGACAATGGATTATGTTAACTGTGGCTCGCCATTAAGTGGATCTTCTGGTGTTGTTGATGGAAATGAACTGAGGCATGTGTTAAGAGAGTTGGAGAATAAATTGTTGGGTCCAGAACCTGAAGATAGTTGCTCCTTGAATGATGatttagtagtagtagtatcGAAACCTTCTTTTTCATCGATGGGATTGAAAGAGCTGCTGCTTGCCTGTGCTGAAGCTGTATCAGATGCTGATATATCGACGGCAGAGGCTCTAATGAATCTGTTGGAGCAAAGGGTATCGGTTTCTGGGGATCCTATCCAGCGATTAAGTGCTTACATGTTGGAAGGGCTTAGAGCGCGGGTATTAGCATCAGGAAGCATAATCTACAGAAAGTTGAAGTGCAGGGAACCAACTGGCTCAGAGCTCTTGTCCTACATGCAAGTCCTCTATCACATCTGCCCATACTACAAGTTCGCTTACATGTCTGCCAATATCGTTATCCAGGAGGCAATGGTGAACGAGAAAAGGATCCACATCATCGATTTCCAGATTGCACAAGGGAGTCAGTGGGTGTTTTTCATCCAGGCCCTTGCAAATCGTCGTGGTGGATGTGGATTCCCCCCATTCGTCCGTATCACAGGCGTTGATGATTCCCAATCAGCTCAGGCTCGGGGCGGTGGGCTTCAGTTGGTTGGTGAAATGCTGGCAAAAGTTGCAGCATCTTGTGGAGTGGGCTTTGAATTTCATGCTGCAGGTATATCTTGGTGTAGTGAGGTCGAAATGGAGGACCTCAACATTCGACACGGAGAAGCCCTGGCTGTTAATTTTCCTTACATGTTACACCACATGCCAGACGAGAGTGTAAGCACCAAGAATCATAGAGACCGGTTGCTAAGACTGGTTAGAAGTTTGTCCCCGAGAGTTGTTACCCTCGTGGAGCAGGAGTCCAACACCAACACCGCACCCTTCCTTCCAAGGTTCCGCGAAACTTTAGATTACTACACAGCAATGTTCGAGTGCATTGATGCAGCAGCTCGGCCTAGGGAGGATAGGCAGCGAGTCAGTGCAGAGGAGCATTGTGTGGCACGGGATATTGTCAACATAATAGCGTGTGAAGGGAGTGATCGAGTGGAGAGACACGAGCTTTTTGGCAAGTGGAAATTGCGACTCGTGATGGCTGGATTTACCCTGTGCCCATTGAGCCCCTCCGTTGGTCTCGCCGTGAGGGACATGTTGAAGGAATACAGCCCAAATTACAGGCTAGCAGAAAGTGATGGTGCACTGTATCTTGGATGGAAAAATAGAGCTTTGGTAACTTCTTCTGCCTGGAGATGTTAA